Proteins encoded in a region of the Cytobacillus pseudoceanisediminis genome:
- a CDS encoding ABC transporter ATP-binding protein yields MLATRVQSAGEYSLTEKSLLEVKNLKKYYEISQGLFKPKLVVKAVDDISFSINKGETFALVGESGCGKSTTGRTILRLTGATSGEIRYKGQDLLSLPTEKMRSLRKEMQMVFQDPYASLNPKMTIKQILMEPLRVHKKFHPDERLEKIIAILEIVGLSKTHLDRHPNEFSGGQRQRIGIARTVILNPDFIIADEPVSALDVSVQSQVINLMLELQKDFGLTYLFISHDLSVVKHMTDRVAVMYLGKIVELADTEELFSNPKHPYTQALISAIPVSHPREAKERIVLKGDVPNPANPPSGCTFHTRCPFVMKMCKSIEPSLTEIATGHTASCHLYTNNKEEKTNAIIYS; encoded by the coding sequence ATGTTGGCTACAAGAGTCCAATCGGCAGGTGAATATTCATTGACGGAAAAGTCCTTACTAGAAGTTAAGAATCTTAAAAAATACTATGAAATATCACAAGGTCTCTTTAAGCCGAAGCTAGTAGTAAAGGCTGTAGACGATATTAGTTTTTCGATTAATAAAGGAGAAACCTTTGCGCTAGTTGGAGAATCTGGTTGCGGAAAATCGACAACTGGAAGAACCATATTAAGGTTAACTGGTGCAACTTCAGGTGAAATCCGATACAAGGGGCAAGACCTTCTATCATTACCGACTGAAAAAATGCGCTCATTACGGAAAGAGATGCAAATGGTCTTTCAGGATCCGTACGCTTCTCTTAATCCTAAGATGACCATTAAACAAATCTTAATGGAACCGCTCCGAGTCCATAAGAAATTTCATCCTGACGAACGGTTGGAGAAAATTATCGCGATTCTAGAAATCGTCGGTCTCTCTAAAACACATCTTGATCGGCACCCTAATGAATTTTCCGGTGGACAAAGGCAGCGGATCGGCATAGCTAGGACTGTTATTTTAAACCCAGACTTTATTATAGCAGACGAACCCGTTTCTGCTCTCGATGTATCTGTTCAATCACAAGTTATTAATTTAATGCTCGAGCTACAAAAAGATTTTGGTTTGACATACTTATTTATTTCCCACGATTTAAGTGTAGTTAAACATATGACAGACCGAGTTGCAGTTATGTATCTTGGGAAAATTGTAGAATTAGCCGACACTGAAGAATTGTTTTCAAATCCAAAGCACCCTTATACTCAGGCATTAATCTCAGCTATCCCTGTATCTCACCCTAGAGAAGCGAAAGAACGAATCGTATTGAAAGGAGATGTTCCTAACCCTGCCAATCCACCTTCTGGATGCACGTTCCACACAAGATGCCCATTTGTCATGAAAATGTGTAAATCTATTGAACCTTCACTCACAGAAATAGCTACAGGTCATACCGCAAGCTGCCATC
- a CDS encoding ABC transporter permease: METSTITTTNKSIDMKFKKKSKFKDFFRKLSKSWAGLLGFCIIIFLVVLSLFGQWIAPFDPMDAPLRDRLLPPFTDGHILGTDQLGRDILSRIIAGTKVSLIIGLATALLAGVIGTIVGVIAGYFRGWIDIVLMRIVDVQLSFPFILLVLVISAVLGAGLTNIIISLALAGWVIFARVIRSEVLALREKEFITAAIATGVPKFEILVRHILPNIFTPIIILISLQMGTYIIAEASVSFLGFGVQPPTPAWGNMLNEGKDYIFSSWWLITFPGIAIILTTLGVNLFGDWLRDTLDPELKGE; this comes from the coding sequence GTGGAAACCAGTACAATTACAACCACTAATAAATCAATTGATATGAAATTTAAAAAGAAATCTAAATTCAAGGATTTCTTTCGAAAACTGTCAAAAAGCTGGGCTGGGTTGCTCGGTTTTTGCATCATTATCTTTTTAGTAGTTCTCAGTCTATTTGGGCAATGGATTGCCCCTTTTGATCCTATGGATGCCCCATTACGAGATCGTCTACTGCCTCCTTTTACAGACGGTCACATATTAGGAACCGATCAATTAGGAAGAGATATACTTTCTAGAATCATTGCAGGTACAAAAGTATCCTTAATCATCGGGTTAGCCACAGCTTTATTAGCCGGGGTCATTGGCACCATCGTGGGTGTGATTGCAGGATACTTTAGGGGCTGGATTGATATAGTTCTAATGCGAATTGTGGATGTTCAATTAAGTTTTCCATTTATCTTATTAGTACTCGTCATAAGTGCAGTACTTGGAGCAGGACTTACAAATATTATCATATCTCTTGCTTTAGCGGGATGGGTTATTTTTGCCAGAGTTATTCGTAGTGAAGTGTTGGCTTTGAGAGAAAAGGAATTTATTACAGCAGCAATCGCAACTGGTGTGCCGAAATTCGAGATATTAGTAAGACATATCCTTCCTAATATCTTTACACCCATCATTATTTTAATCTCTTTACAAATGGGCACATACATTATCGCAGAAGCATCCGTAAGTTTCTTAGGATTCGGAGTTCAACCGCCCACTCCTGCATGGGGCAATATGCTTAATGAAGGAAAGGACTATATTTTCAGTTCTTGGTGGTTAATCACATTCCCGGGTATTGCGATTATCCTCACTACACTTGGGGTTAATTTATTCGGTGACTGGTTAAGGGATACACTCGATCCAGAACTAAAAGGCGAATAA
- a CDS encoding ABC transporter permease: protein MLDFIIKRLIQVVIVVFLALTAVFFLIRLSGDPTTLFLPPDAPREQIEEYRELLGFNRPLYVQYTDFMKGAIQGDFGESLRSGDDALGLVLERMPATFQLAFSALLLSIIIAIPLGVLSAYKRNTLFDKASVGITVIGQAIPSFWFGLILIFIFAAQLKFFPSSGGGSVNHMVLPVITLALYSVSRFVRFTRSAMLDVLNKDYIRTTKAAGTPTSTLIMKYALKNSLIPILTLIALDLGVLLGGAVITEAVFSWPGVGRLLHQSLMNRDFPIVLAGVFIIAIIYAVINFITDILYAYVNPQIRVK, encoded by the coding sequence ATGTTAGATTTTATAATTAAAAGATTAATACAAGTGGTCATCGTTGTATTTCTTGCTCTAACAGCAGTCTTCTTTTTAATTCGTCTTTCGGGAGATCCGACCACACTATTCCTCCCGCCTGATGCGCCAAGGGAACAAATTGAAGAATATCGTGAGTTATTAGGATTTAACCGCCCACTATATGTTCAATACACTGACTTCATGAAAGGCGCCATTCAAGGTGATTTTGGAGAATCTTTAAGAAGCGGCGACGATGCTCTAGGACTAGTTTTAGAAAGAATGCCTGCAACTTTTCAACTAGCATTCTCAGCATTGTTATTATCAATCATCATCGCTATTCCACTTGGAGTTCTATCTGCATATAAACGAAACACCCTATTTGATAAAGCAAGTGTAGGGATTACGGTTATCGGTCAGGCTATCCCCAGTTTTTGGTTTGGTTTAATTTTAATTTTTATTTTTGCTGCTCAACTAAAATTTTTTCCATCGAGTGGAGGCGGCTCTGTTAATCACATGGTGCTTCCAGTTATTACACTAGCTTTGTATAGCGTATCGCGTTTTGTCCGCTTTACTCGATCGGCCATGCTAGATGTATTAAATAAAGACTATATCCGAACAACCAAAGCAGCTGGAACACCAACATCCACGCTAATTATGAAATACGCCTTAAAAAATTCTTTGATTCCGATTCTCACATTAATTGCGCTTGATCTCGGTGTATTATTAGGCGGCGCTGTTATTACGGAAGCTGTTTTTTCTTGGCCTGGTGTTGGCAGACTATTACACCAGTCATTAATGAATCGAGATTTCCCAATTGTATTGGCTGGCGTATTTATCATTGCCATCATTTATGCAGTCATCAACTTTATTACAGATATTTTATATGCATATGTGAACCCCCAAATTAGAGTGAAGTAG
- a CDS encoding ABC transporter substrate-binding protein, with protein sequence MRNNKLLITFLLIITMLLAACTESTNVDGNSSSSPDSSSGANSQGPLVIGFEADATTLLANHDVNYTTDTLIRNIYDPLIDRDSQTAEFVPVLAEEWKNIDEKTWYLKLKEGIKFHNGADFNANAVKFSIDYILDESNGSFYRSRWANVEEVVVLSDYEVEIHTSVPFPSLIQRIAEDLLIIEPGYVEEVGIEKASSKPVGTGAYTFVEWSRDNHLKLKAFEDYWQGKPEIEEVEFRIIPEFSARMSAFMSGEIYLFKNIPVDSVKQFESNEVKQISSSRINYLALSNLVDGPLKDVKVRQAINHAINANELLETVLSGYGSRITGPLSQLNADYAETKEYDYDPDLAVKLIEEAGYSPEELTLTLDTPSGRYPMDSHIAQAIASQLQSIGINVEVRVNEWGQHLEKIQKRETGDMYILGWGPAFDAQSTIENLFTLEAPYSSFYQENIEKKIKETNQSFDQEARYAGYAELQQQLVEQAAWVPLWQQADLYAVKSSLNFSPRVDEKMNVFEMSWN encoded by the coding sequence ATGAGGAATAATAAGCTCCTGATTACATTTCTTTTAATCATTACGATGTTATTGGCAGCATGTACAGAAAGTACGAATGTGGATGGTAATTCCAGTAGTTCACCAGATTCCAGTTCAGGTGCTAATAGTCAGGGTCCCCTTGTCATCGGTTTTGAAGCAGACGCTACCACACTTCTAGCAAATCACGATGTCAACTACACCACAGATACGCTAATTCGTAATATTTATGATCCACTGATTGATCGAGATTCTCAAACAGCTGAGTTTGTCCCTGTTCTTGCAGAGGAATGGAAAAATATAGATGAAAAAACATGGTACTTAAAGCTGAAAGAAGGAATTAAGTTCCATAACGGAGCAGATTTTAATGCAAATGCAGTTAAATTTAGTATCGACTACATCTTAGATGAAAGTAACGGGTCATTTTACCGTTCAAGATGGGCTAACGTTGAGGAGGTCGTTGTACTTTCAGATTACGAAGTGGAGATCCATACATCCGTGCCTTTTCCAAGCTTAATCCAACGAATTGCAGAAGATTTGCTCATTATAGAACCTGGCTATGTTGAAGAAGTAGGTATAGAGAAAGCATCAAGCAAACCAGTTGGTACAGGGGCATATACGTTTGTTGAATGGTCAAGAGATAACCATTTGAAATTAAAAGCTTTTGAAGATTATTGGCAAGGAAAACCTGAGATTGAGGAAGTTGAGTTCCGAATTATTCCGGAATTTAGCGCAAGGATGTCTGCTTTTATGAGCGGAGAAATATATTTATTTAAGAACATCCCTGTCGACTCAGTTAAACAATTTGAAAGTAATGAAGTAAAACAAATTTCTTCTTCACGTATCAATTACTTAGCATTATCGAACCTGGTCGATGGTCCATTAAAAGATGTCAAAGTTAGACAAGCGATTAATCACGCTATCAATGCAAATGAACTTCTAGAAACTGTATTAAGTGGGTATGGATCGAGAATCACAGGACCGCTGTCCCAATTGAATGCTGATTATGCTGAAACTAAAGAATACGACTATGACCCAGATCTTGCCGTAAAGTTAATCGAAGAAGCTGGCTATAGTCCAGAAGAATTAACATTAACTTTGGATACACCAAGTGGTCGATATCCGATGGACTCCCATATTGCTCAAGCCATTGCTTCACAATTACAAAGTATTGGGATCAATGTAGAAGTAAGGGTGAATGAATGGGGTCAGCATTTGGAGAAAATTCAAAAAAGAGAAACTGGTGATATGTACATTCTTGGATGGGGGCCAGCTTTCGATGCCCAGTCAACAATTGAAAACTTGTTCACTTTAGAAGCGCCATACAGTAGTTTTTACCAGGAGAATATTGAGAAAAAGATTAAGGAAACAAACCAATCGTTTGATCAAGAAGCGCGCTATGCTGGATACGCTGAGCTTCAACAGCAGTTAGTAGAACAAGCTGCTTGGGTTCCATTATGGCAACAAGCAGACCTTTACGCTGTTAAATCTTCTTTAAATTTCTCACCTCGTGTTGATGAGAAAATGAACGTGTTTGAGATGTCATGGAACTAA
- a CDS encoding MarR family winged helix-turn-helix transcriptional regulator: MNEKIEKIKKFNRFYLNVVGLYAQYSKGSPYSMSEAMILYEIDKRKRCTASQLSEYFDFDKGYVSRMIHKLSKQKLIERVSDNQDKRKKYLHITEKGQKVLKELSDNASHDVRRMIEKIDLEQVNSLIQSMEEIEKILSVNKGGRFDEE, translated from the coding sequence ATGAATGAAAAAATCGAAAAAATTAAGAAGTTTAACCGTTTTTATCTTAATGTTGTTGGTTTGTATGCTCAGTATTCAAAAGGAAGCCCATATTCAATGTCAGAAGCGATGATTTTATATGAGATAGATAAAAGGAAGAGATGTACAGCTTCTCAATTATCCGAGTATTTCGACTTCGATAAAGGTTATGTAAGTAGAATGATACATAAGCTCAGCAAACAAAAACTTATTGAACGGGTATCGGATAACCAAGATAAACGGAAGAAATATTTGCATATCACTGAAAAAGGGCAAAAAGTTCTTAAAGAACTTTCAGATAATGCCAGCCATGATGTAAGGAGGATGATTGAAAAAATTGATTTGGAACAAGTAAATTCTCTTATTCAATCAATGGAAGAAATCGAGAAAATTTTATCAGTCAATAAAGGAGGAAGATTTGATGAGGAATAA
- a CDS encoding histidine--tRNA ligase — MKKMDYQNVKGTQDYLPNAEVIRRNIRRTLEDVFIQYGCKPLETPILNYTELLASKYGGGAEILEEMYTLTDRGERDLALRYDLTIPFAKVVAMNPTLKMPFKRYEIGKVFRDGPIKTGRFREFTQCDVDIVGVDLQIAEAELMVMALDAFRKLNLKVSIQYNNRKLLTGMLDVFGTEAQKINNVVLILDKLEKVGLGAVISELNDQGLSNSTIMLIKQFLTDERNSTLSYFESFSEQNEEVRQGLNELKELASYLEFLNINKQCIFNPFLARGLEIYTGTIYEIFLSDQSIKSSIGSGGRYDNAIGGLIGTTEKFSTVGISFGLDVIYTAMSKSEKELRENPNIDYYIVPLGTQKESLLVANYLRNKGYKVEYEMSNKKLGKALDKANKEKIPYVIIIGENEVKNNQFKIKDMLSGDERVESYLFK; from the coding sequence ATGAAGAAAATGGATTATCAAAATGTAAAGGGTACACAAGATTACTTACCGAATGCTGAAGTTATTAGAAGAAATATTAGAAGAACATTAGAAGACGTATTCATCCAATACGGATGTAAACCTTTGGAAACCCCAATATTAAATTACACGGAATTACTCGCTTCCAAATACGGTGGTGGGGCTGAAATTTTAGAAGAAATGTATACATTAACTGACAGAGGTGAAAGAGACTTAGCTTTACGATACGATCTCACTATACCGTTTGCAAAAGTTGTTGCGATGAACCCGACGCTTAAGATGCCTTTTAAGCGATATGAAATTGGTAAAGTATTTAGAGATGGACCAATTAAAACAGGTAGGTTTCGAGAATTTACACAATGTGATGTTGATATTGTAGGTGTAGATTTACAAATAGCCGAAGCTGAATTAATGGTTATGGCATTGGACGCATTTAGAAAGCTTAATTTAAAGGTATCGATCCAATACAACAATCGAAAATTACTCACGGGAATGCTTGATGTATTCGGTACAGAAGCTCAAAAAATTAATAATGTAGTATTAATTCTAGATAAGCTTGAAAAAGTAGGATTAGGAGCTGTTATTTCAGAACTTAATGATCAAGGATTATCAAATTCAACGATAATGTTAATTAAACAGTTTTTAACTGATGAAAGGAATTCAACTCTCAGCTATTTTGAATCTTTTTCAGAACAAAATGAAGAGGTAAGGCAAGGTTTAAATGAATTAAAAGAGCTGGCATCCTATCTAGAATTCCTAAATATTAATAAACAGTGCATTTTTAATCCATTCTTAGCAAGAGGTTTAGAGATCTACACAGGTACTATTTATGAGATATTCTTATCTGACCAATCTATAAAATCAAGTATTGGAAGTGGCGGAAGATACGATAATGCAATCGGTGGGTTGATAGGTACAACTGAAAAATTCTCAACAGTAGGAATATCATTCGGCTTAGATGTAATTTATACGGCTATGAGTAAATCTGAGAAGGAATTAAGAGAGAATCCGAATATAGATTACTATATAGTCCCATTAGGCACTCAAAAAGAATCCTTATTGGTAGCAAATTACTTAAGAAATAAAGGCTATAAAGTCGAATATGAAATGAGCAACAAAAAGTTAGGCAAGGCTCTTGATAAAGCAAACAAAGAGAAGATCCCTTACGTGATAATTATTGGAGAGAATGAGGTGAAAAATAATCAATTCAAAATAAAAGATATGTTATCAGGTGACGAAAGGGTTGAATCATATCTGTTTAAATGA
- a CDS encoding DUF2798 domain-containing protein — MKLPTTKKESFYFGLIMCFGMVLVMTLYNLYLNGMIGKLTFYEGLIEFFSAFIIALILDLFLVGPNAKKLALKLTTNTNSKIYTILTISTFMVIGMALFMSVFGLVTMILHSGYNTNIILLDYLSVFGKNLIMALPLQILVMGPLVRFIFIKYIKPKRMNLV, encoded by the coding sequence TTGAAATTGCCAACAACTAAAAAGGAAAGTTTTTATTTTGGTCTTATTATGTGTTTTGGAATGGTATTAGTTATGACGTTGTATAACCTTTACCTGAATGGAATGATTGGTAAATTGACTTTCTATGAAGGATTAATAGAATTTTTTAGTGCTTTTATTATTGCACTAATCCTTGACCTATTTCTGGTTGGTCCGAATGCAAAAAAGTTAGCATTGAAATTAACCACAAATACTAATAGTAAAATATATACTATACTAACTATTTCAACCTTCATGGTTATAGGAATGGCGTTATTTATGTCAGTTTTTGGACTAGTAACAATGATTTTGCACAGTGGATATAATACCAACATTATCTTGCTTGATTATTTGTCTGTGTTTGGAAAAAATCTTATTATGGCATTACCTTTACAAATTCTAGTTATGGGGCCACTTGTGCGTTTCATCTTTATTAAGTACATCAAACCGAAAAGAATGAACTTAGTATAA
- a CDS encoding GNAT family N-acetyltransferase, whose protein sequence is MEKVVEYKKLTIGDESSFSKLVLLFNNEFESPDLNYVNDKNIRSLIAKPDFICFVAFIGDEVVGGLTGYELLMYDQEGSSMYLYDLAVDKNYQRRGIGSNLVGELMEYCRSKDIKDLFVQADVEDQHAVEFYNKIGGDDSETVQFSFHL, encoded by the coding sequence GTGGAAAAAGTAGTCGAATATAAAAAACTAACAATCGGTGATGAGAGTAGTTTTTCTAAATTAGTATTATTGTTTAACAATGAATTTGAGTCACCAGATTTGAACTACGTAAATGATAAGAACATAAGAAGTCTTATAGCTAAACCCGATTTTATTTGTTTTGTTGCTTTTATTGGTGATGAAGTTGTTGGTGGTTTAACTGGTTACGAGTTATTGATGTATGACCAGGAGGGTTCTTCGATGTATTTATATGACTTGGCGGTCGATAAGAACTATCAGCGTCGTGGAATTGGAAGTAATTTAGTTGGTGAATTAATGGAATATTGCAGATCAAAAGATATAAAGGATTTATTTGTTCAAGCTGATGTGGAAGATCAACATGCTGTTGAATTCTACAATAAAATTGGAGGGGATGATTCGGAGACGGTACAGTTTTCGTTTCATCTTTAA
- a CDS encoding dihydrofolate reductase family protein, whose protein sequence is MRKLVLFLHASLDGFVEGPNGEMDIGWVSYDADLEKHAKEILSTADTVIWGRGTYQMMHSYWPSVPSNPSASQHERNHAEWIEKTAKIVFSTRLEKVEWNNSRLVREDVEEEIKNLKQQPGKDMVILGSPRFAHHLMQLDLIDEYKITVSPVLIGSGLPLFQGLKEKINLKLIENKTFDSGAIGLVYQTVR, encoded by the coding sequence ATGAGAAAACTCGTTCTATTTTTACACGCATCACTTGACGGTTTTGTAGAAGGGCCGAACGGTGAAATGGACATTGGCTGGGTTTCCTACGATGCTGATTTGGAGAAACACGCGAAAGAAATTCTGAGTACTGCCGACACTGTCATTTGGGGACGTGGGACTTATCAGATGATGCACAGTTACTGGCCATCTGTACCTTCGAACCCATCAGCTTCGCAGCATGAACGGAATCATGCCGAGTGGATCGAAAAGACAGCCAAAATCGTTTTTTCCACGAGGCTGGAAAAAGTTGAATGGAATAATTCCAGACTGGTGAGAGAAGATGTCGAGGAAGAGATCAAGAACCTCAAACAGCAGCCAGGCAAGGATATGGTCATCCTCGGCAGTCCTAGGTTCGCACACCACCTTATGCAGCTTGATTTAATTGATGAGTATAAAATTACGGTCTCTCCCGTACTGATCGGCAGCGGATTGCCGTTATTCCAAGGTCTCAAGGAGAAGATCAATCTTAAACTTATCGAAAACAAGACCTTTGATTCTGGAGCCATAGGTCTCGTTTACCAGACGGTTAGATGA
- a CDS encoding IS110 family transposase, with protein MNPVIGLDVAKGESEVQAFLDKDKPFGKSFSVKHTKEDLDSLISFLREIEGHTGVRPAVILESTGHYHTPIIQCLEGSQYLYILVNPIISYQAKKTSLRKVKTDAVDAYHLCVLYYKEEFEPYKKRGLRLLNLRTLSRQYETVTNLYIQAKLQFHTLLDQIFPEYRGVFGDLFSKVSLKILKEFPTSEDVLMAGEAKILARIKEMRIKRSPSWMREKAHKLMASAKRNPFQQGVYESQLFSLDMYINMLLQYQEHLSSLERQIDVLAEEIEECKIIQSIPGIGEKIAATIISEIGEIDRFNHPKKLVAYAGIDPSVHSSGKFTATINHITKRGSSRLRHALYMAVLCGIRSSRNKKLKEYYDRKRNEGKPSKVAMIACVNKLLHWIYAILKRNEQFLDMA; from the coding sequence ATGAATCCAGTCATTGGCCTAGATGTAGCCAAAGGAGAAAGTGAGGTTCAAGCCTTTTTAGATAAAGACAAGCCGTTCGGGAAAAGTTTCAGTGTAAAGCATACCAAGGAGGATTTAGATTCGCTTATTTCTTTTTTGAGAGAGATAGAGGGACATACTGGGGTTAGGCCAGCAGTTATTCTTGAATCTACAGGACATTACCATACACCGATTATTCAATGTCTTGAGGGAAGTCAGTATCTATACATCTTGGTAAATCCCATCATTTCTTATCAAGCTAAGAAAACAAGCCTTAGAAAGGTAAAGACTGATGCAGTTGATGCATATCACCTTTGTGTTCTTTACTACAAGGAAGAATTTGAGCCATATAAGAAAAGAGGACTGAGACTTCTAAACCTGAGAACATTGTCAAGGCAATACGAAACCGTTACGAACCTTTACATCCAGGCAAAACTTCAGTTTCATACTCTTCTTGATCAGATATTTCCTGAATACAGGGGAGTCTTCGGGGATTTATTTTCGAAAGTTTCTCTTAAAATATTAAAGGAGTTTCCAACATCCGAAGATGTACTGATGGCAGGAGAAGCAAAGATTTTGGCACGAATTAAGGAAATGCGTATTAAACGATCCCCAAGTTGGATGAGGGAGAAGGCACACAAATTAATGGCTTCAGCTAAGCGGAATCCATTCCAACAAGGTGTTTATGAAAGCCAGTTGTTCAGTTTGGATATGTATATCAATATGCTTCTTCAATACCAAGAACACCTATCAAGCTTGGAGAGGCAGATAGATGTCCTGGCAGAAGAAATTGAAGAATGTAAGATAATCCAATCAATTCCCGGTATAGGAGAAAAAATCGCGGCAACGATTATTTCTGAAATCGGGGAAATTGACCGGTTTAATCACCCTAAAAAACTTGTGGCTTACGCAGGAATTGATCCAAGTGTCCATTCATCAGGTAAGTTCACAGCTACGATAAATCATATTACCAAACGAGGTTCAAGCCGATTACGGCACGCTTTATATATGGCCGTATTATGCGGTATAAGAAGCTCGAGGAACAAGAAGCTAAAAGAGTATTATGATCGGAAACGAAATGAAGGAAAGCCTTCAAAAGTAGCGATGATAGCTTGTGTAAACAAGCTTTTACACTGGATTTATGCAATCCTAAAAAGGAATGAGCAGTTCCTAGATATGGCTTAA
- a CDS encoding aspartyl-phosphate phosphatase Spo0E family protein: MKHPETIKHSQMLDDLILSFQSKCFFQVN, from the coding sequence TTGAAGCACCCTGAGACTATAAAACATAGTCAGATGTTGGACGATCTAATTTTGAGTTTCCAATCCAAATGCTTCTTTCAAGTCAACTAA
- a CDS encoding DoxX family protein, giving the protein MAKVFIIGRNINGSIYPIDQFISEFSLNWFLGLPYFDDWETSLRTAVALMFLFTASAHWGKRRPDLIKMVPPALPRPGLIVTITGIVEIIGAIGLLIPTTSSLASAGLAFLLIVMFPANIYAARKGNIINGKPITSLFPRTIIQIIFFTAVILVS; this is encoded by the coding sequence TTGGCCAAGGTTTTTATAATAGGGAGGAATATTAATGGCTCCATTTATCCTATTGATCAGTTCATTTCTGAGTTTTCGCTTAATTGGTTTTTGGGATTGCCTTATTTTGATGATTGGGAAACTTCATTACGAACCGCTGTTGCTCTTATGTTCTTATTTACGGCATCTGCGCATTGGGGAAAGCGACGCCCCGATCTTATCAAAATGGTACCTCCAGCTTTGCCAAGACCAGGCCTCATCGTTACCATAACTGGAATAGTTGAAATCATTGGCGCTATAGGATTGTTGATACCAACTACTTCAAGTCTTGCTTCAGCTGGTTTGGCATTCTTACTTATCGTTATGTTCCCTGCTAACATTTACGCAGCTCGGAAAGGGAACATCATTAACGGAAAACCAATCACTTCTCTTTTCCCCCGAACCATTATACAAATTATATTTTTTACAGCTGTTATTCTTGTCAGTTAG
- a CDS encoding Vat family streptogramin A O-acetyltransferase, with amino-acid sequence MESNNQYGQNPKEKYPIKGNQVVQFIRNTITRPNIIAGEYSYYDARNGETFEDQVLYHYEFFGDQLIIGKFCAIAPGVTFIMNGANHRMDGFSTYPFNIFKHGWEKYTPTLEQLPFKGDTIIGNDVWIGMDTVIMPGIKVGDGAIIAAKSVITQDVEPYTIVGGNPAKIIKNRFPDEVINELLEIKWWDLDIKVISAHIDVIVNGDIENLRKLKNTLLQSNNFRE; translated from the coding sequence ATGGAATCAAATAATCAGTATGGGCAAAATCCTAAGGAGAAATATCCTATTAAAGGAAATCAGGTGGTGCAATTTATTAGAAATACAATTACAAGACCAAACATTATAGCAGGGGAATACTCATATTACGATGCAAGAAATGGTGAAACCTTTGAAGATCAAGTATTATATCATTACGAGTTCTTCGGAGACCAACTTATTATAGGGAAATTTTGTGCTATAGCACCAGGTGTAACATTTATTATGAATGGGGCCAATCATAGAATGGATGGTTTCTCAACCTACCCGTTCAATATTTTCAAACATGGTTGGGAGAAATATACACCAACGTTAGAACAGTTGCCGTTTAAAGGTGATACCATCATTGGAAATGATGTTTGGATTGGGATGGATACTGTCATTATGCCTGGAATAAAGGTAGGGGACGGTGCAATTATAGCAGCTAAATCGGTTATAACCCAAGATGTGGAACCTTACACAATCGTTGGGGGAAATCCTGCCAAGATAATTAAAAATCGTTTCCCCGATGAAGTTATTAACGAATTGCTTGAAATTAAATGGTGGGATTTAGATATTAAAGTTATTTCTGCTCATATTGATGTGATTGTAAATGGAGATATAGAGAATCTAAGAAAATTAAAAAATACTTTGCTGCAAAGTAACAATTTCCGAGAATAA